Part of the Phragmites australis chromosome 23, lpPhrAust1.1, whole genome shotgun sequence genome is shown below.
TAAGGTGTAAGTTGTTGGCATTGGCTGTAGAAGATGTAGGAGAAGATGGAAAGGGTGATAGTAGTGAACCAGCACAGGAGGCTGGTTTTGCCACTGCACCAAGTAGCCCACAAATTCAAGAAAAGGGAGAAACATATGATCAGCTCATGCAAGTCTCCTTGAATGCTGTAAATGGAACTATGGATTCAATGACTTTTTCCCTACTACTGAAGATTGGAGATAAAAGTGCTGTAGCATTGGTAGATAGTGGCAGTACTAATTCCTTCATGGATTATGAATTTGCTCTAAAAAATGACTTTAAATTGGGCTATGTTGCAGCTAAGAGAGTGACAGTAGCTGGGGGAGGGCAACTATTCACTGATGCTGTTATACAAGGAATGCCATATACAATTGGAGAAGAGAAGTTCAGTAACACCTTTAGACTCCTTAAGCTAAATAGTTATGACATAATCCTAGGTTGTGACTGGATATTTGAGCATAGTCCAATTGGACTTAATTTGCAGAAGAGATCTCTCTCAATTACAAAGGGAGGTAAAACCTTGATTTTTCCTGATCATACCTTCTCAGAGAGTTGCTGTGTGATAGATGGGAGGAAATTACAGAAAATGTCCAAGAAGGGGGTATTGGGGTTTGTCATTCAAGTGAAATTGATTCAGGAAGATGAAGAGAATCCAACACCAGGCATACACCCACTAGTTGAAGAATTGCTCAAGCAGTACTCTGATGTATTCGAAGAGCCAAAGGGGTTACCACCGAAGAGGACTTGTGACCATGCTATTCATTTGAAACCTGGCTCCACTCCTCCTAGTCTAAGACCTTACAGGGTACCTCATCAGCAAAAACTTGCTATGGAGAAAACTATCAAGCAAATGCTCAGGAAAGAAGAGATAAGGCCTAGTATCAGTCCATATGCTTCACCTGCCATTATGGTGAGAAAGAAAGATGGAGCttggaggatgtgtgttgattataggCAGTTGAACTCTCtcaccatcaagaacaaatttCCTATGTCCGTTATTGATGACATTCTTAATGAACTTCATGGAGCAGCCATCTTTACTAAAATTGATCTAAGATCTGGTGTTTTCACCAGATAAGGATAATGGAAGAAGATGTGCAAAAAACTGCTTTTAGAACCCACCTTGGTCACTATGAATATTTAGTAATGCCATTTGGATTAACTAATGGTCCGGCCACTTTTCAGTCACTCATGAATCAAGTATTCACTAATCAGATAGGCAGATTTATGTTGGTGTTTTTTGATGATATCCTCGTGTATAGCAAATTTTTGGAGGAACAAATTGAACATCTAAAGACAGTCTTGGATATTCTTAGGAAGGAAAGACTTTTTGCCAAAATGAGTAAGTGCACATTTGCTCAACCCCAAGTAGAATATCTTGGGCATGTCATTGATGTAAatggtgtgtctactgatcctAAGAAAATTGGTGATGTATTGAATTGGCCAAAACCAGAAAATATCTCTCAGCTTACGGGATTTTTAGGCTTAACTGGATACTATAGAAGATTTGTTAAAGACTATGGCAAGATATGCAGACCCCTTTTTGATCTCTTGAAAAAGGATGCATTCATATGGCTGGATCATCATACAGAAACCTTTGAGGAGCTCAAGAGAATTATGACTTCTTGTCCAGTGTTGGCATTACCAGATTTCTCATAACCTTTTGTGCTTGAGACTGATGCCAGTGGTGCTGGTCTGGGAGCAGTCCTGATGCAGTCAAGCAGACCCATTGCATATTTCAGCAAGACCTTGAGTAGCAGGGCAATGGCTTTATCAGTTTATGAAAAGGAGGCCATGGCAATCATAGAGGCTTTAAAAAAATGGAGACATTATTTATTAGGAAATCAAGTTATCATCAGAACTGATCAGGAGAGCTTAAAGTATATTTCTACTCAGAGATTAACTGAAAGTATTCAGCATAAGCTCCTGCTCAAGCTTATGGAGTTTGATTACAAGGTGGAGTATAGAAAGGGAAGAGAGAACCTTGCTGCAGATGCACCGTCTAGAATATCCAGAATAGAACTCCATCAAGAATGCTTGGCAATTTCAATAGTGAAACCAGAATGGATCAAAGATATTCAAGAGAGTTATACTAATGATACTCATTACAAAATGGTCTTAGACAGAATGAATGGTGAAGCTGATCCTCTGGAATACTATTCTCTTACACCTCAATTGTTGAGGTTCAAGGGAAGAATTTATGTAGGCCAAGGAAATGACATGAGAGAAAGGCTAATCAACCTATTCCACTCATCCCCAATAGGTGgacattctggcaggagggctACATATCAAATACTTAAAAAGGTTTTCTATTGGCCAAGACTTAAGTCTGAAGTGGATCTAATGGTGAAAGAATGCCCAACATGTCAGATCACAAAGTCTGAAAATTTGCACATTCCAGGATTATTAAACCCATTGGACGTACCTGATATGGCTTGGACACatattagtatggattttgtGGAGGGATTACCAAAGGTGAAAGGTAAAGATGTAATCTTGGTGGTAGTTGATAGATTTACAAAGTATGCCCACTTTCTAGCcttgtgaaaggacaatgatgtcgcctagagggggggtgaataggcgtttttacaaaaattcaaccctttctaccgttggcctaaacttgcagcggaatataaactaacgagtttttcacaagagaaaaacctaaatatgctaggctcaactagtgcacaatcaccctaaataagtgtggaaattacaatcctaaggtgacaaaaattactcaattctagcaagagatatgcaataaaacttaaattgaaaaaggctgaaaatactgttcatatgcctgaaattactgttcaccggagactccggtgtagtccggatactccggtgtgtacaggtccggaaactccggtaaaggccggattctccgggttctgtacagaacagagcccgaaactgaatgaaatggatgtgtagagagttttagctcaaaccaagtgatgtcgtgtgttcccggagatgattccaagtagatccacgaagaacctacactcaaatacacacaaacaagtagatcgagcaatatgcacaaagatttgaacaagaactcaaaagtaaagaaacaagagaggagacacaagatttgtttcccgaagttcggattcaccaccgtgaatcctacgtctccgttgaggaagctccaacgagccgggtctctttcaaccgctttcctcgatccactcttgatttcttcccttgctgaggcgaaatcgagcccttcacaaactttcccgcggctcaccacaagcacgggagctcaccggcgacacctagccggctaggaggcttcatctccaagagtaacaaacgcttcgagaacttcttgtcaagaactcaagtgctcaagattggattttagctcacttgcactcaatcttctaatctctcaacccaactcacttttcttctcaaatcacacactagaatggagtgggatggagtttcttttggctctaaaaagtgtttctttcgtgcccttgcagcagccccaaaggatggggtgagtggggtataaatagcccacttcaaaaaactagccgttaggctcttttctgaaccttaccggagaatccggcctacaccggagtctccggccactccaggtaccggagaatccggtcttcaccggagtctccgagtacagcacagctgacctccgaaaaacggcgataacttttgattccggagtccgatttcgacgattttggactctatggaaagcttattcagagggctacacatcccaactgaattcatgacctaaaacacataggatcaaattaggaacactccaaaacccattttggacacttccgcactttccgctccggactcttaacaacaaactctcactttgggtttggttggtaactcttgagcactgagacgcgataattagctcacgttgcatccctcttaatagtgcggcatacctatactcaaattcaaagataaaactcgtttgaaccactttgagcatttgaaaactttcaagtaccgcttctttttctttcaaaccttgagggttgccaacttccatatattctttacTCCATCTCtttttgattcttcatatgattgatgtgaatcatccatagctttccatagcctcgcacggtccatcggcgcaaagcactcactcgctcttcaccaccgccttggtccttcggcgccaagccatttgcttgcccttcaccacggatggtccatcgcagccgagtcttgcttgcccttcaccgtcttgccatagaaaaccactttgtattcgatatcttcaaggaattcactttttcatatatggagtccactcttgttcttcactcttggcatatatgatttcaattcaacttatacctttttatggatcctaaccacaactcactctcaagcacaaagtacatgggttagtccataaaacctaaatgacaacatttataccttaagttacttgatctccacaagtaacttattaaccttcatgcatattatcaatcttcatatagaacctaaccccactcattcttaaacacatagcacacgggttagtccataaaactctattaacaagtcatacttttagttacttgatctccacaagtaacttagcattcaagcttattgctaatcttattgagcttcttcttcttcttatgagcatcattaaaagctcatttatttagatgcatatttctcctccatgcaccacatccgagcatcacctagagctcattcatcttgatgtactttcaatcttcccattcacctagagttcatgcatgtctcttctccatgaatcacctattgaacaacctactaacaatctcaacaacattgttagaccatatgtattgtcattaattaccaaaaccacacataggggctagatgcactttcaccttgTCACATCCATTCTCTGTCCAACAAGTAGTACAGCTGTTTGTTGATCAAGTTTTCAGATTGCATGGATTTCCTTTAGTCATAGTTACTGACAGGGATAGAATATTTACAAGTAAAATGTTTCAAGAAATATTCAAAGCTATTGGAGTAAATCTCAAATTCAGTACTTCTTATCACCCACAAACGGATGGTTAAACCGAGAGGGTTAACCAATGCTTGGAAAATTATTTGAGGAGTATGGTCTTCCAAGAACCCAAAGATTGGTTAAAATGGCTCACAATGGCAGAGTGGTGGTATAATACTTCATATCACACATCTTTGAAAATAACCCCTTTTCAAGCCCTGTATGGTTATCCACCTCCACAAATTGGAGAACTTTCCATTCCATGTAACATCTCAGATGAGGCCAGAATCACtatagaagagaaagaaaagatgtTGAAGGAATTGAAACTGAACTTATCTAAGGCTCAGGAAAGGACTAAGCATTTTGCTGATAAGGGCAGGACTGAGAGAAGTTTCACTGAGGGagatatggtgtatttgaagCTTCAACCATACAGGTATAATGCATTTGGACTAAGAGGTTCAATTAAACTAAGGTCTAAATACTATGGACCCTTCAGGGTGATTAAAAGGGTGGGAATGGCGGCTTATAAGCTTTTGCTACCAGATGGAGTGAATATTCATCCAGTCTTCCATGTAAATCAATTAAAGAAGCATTTGGGGGCTAAAGCTGTGCCATTACCCAACTTACCTCTAGTGACAGCTGAAGGCAAGATTAAGACAGAACCTCTGAAGGTGCTAGAACGGAGGATTGTGCCCAGGAATCATGAGGCTGTAGCTCAATGGCTTGTTCAATGGGAAAACCTATCTGCTGATGACTCAACCTGGGAAGATGCTAAGTTTATCCAATCGGTGTTTCCACACTTTAATCCTTGAGGACAAGGATTCACTCAAGGATGGGGAATTGTCAGGCACTAGAAGTTCAGAGAAACTCTGTCCTTCAATTTTCAGTTTCGTCAGTTATCTCCTCCGACGTCCGGCGAAGCGGTATGCTGAATTGTGCGACGTCGATCTTACATCCAAGGACCAGCAATGAGGCGGGAACACCCTTGAACGCTCTGCCACGCATCCAGTCGTTTTCACCATTCCTTTTACAATTTACTGATGTTAATTTGATCCAATTACAGACATGTGTAACTATTAAACGGAGTGGTTGGAGTGGGAATGGAATCAACGAATCATTCCATAAAATATCTCTAGTAGCTAGGTTTTCGTGTTCTTCTGGTTACCCATCGCCATTCTGGCGATTTATCCTGTTTTCTTATTTGATCTTCTTCAAGCTCTTCTCTGGATTTCTTCTCTGAATGCTTGGGTCTTGACAGGGGCGCTGGCGGTAGTAGGGCGCGGGGAGGGGTGGCGGCGCCGGCGTGAGGCTCGGGAGGGGGAGGGCCAGTCTCGTCATTTCCTCAACCTAGAAGGAAAACTCAAGGGCACGTGACTATCTCGTGCTATTCTCTTCCATTCTCTTCTCCCCGACGAGGAACCAAACCTTAGGttccgccgccgtcgtcgccggcgagtATCCCAGATCTCCGGCGCGCGCCGCCGTGGATAGAGAGATTCCTCTCTCCCGCGAGAGTGAAGTCGATTGGGTTAGCGGTTTGAGGGGGCGAGGTGGGTGGTttgagggaggaggaggatggggtCGTCAGCGAAGGTGGTGCGGCCGGAGGAGGTGCTGGAGTCGCTGAAGAACGACGGCACCATCGACGCGCTCCGCATGAAGATCATCGCCCAGCTCAAGGCCAACGTGCGTCACGCCTCCCTTCCTCTTCCAATCCCCTCCTCTTCTCGCCTCTATGCTTTACGTCCAAATTCACTTCTTGCTGTACAAATTATGGTGATCTTGCTATGTAACTTTGTTTCTCTGCGGAGCAGTCGGATTCATGCTTTGCTATCCTGGTTTAGTGCATTGCATAAAACTGATGGAATTGTGTACTCTGACCAAATTGATGTAACTAAGTTAATTTTGTGTTGCTTAGATCATTGTCATTCCAGTTCATGTGGACGAGCCATGTGTCTCCCATTGGAACTTGAATGCCAATTTTTCATTAGGTATCACTAGAGAACTTGAATAACTAATCTGCTTGAATTTTTTCCTTTCTGAGCGTGTAGACATAAGTGTGGTAGGGTCGTTCTTAACAACGTAGAATAAAATGGTTTTCCCCAGTGCCTTGTTGTATATACATGTCTTTGTTCATGGTGTCCTGACATCACTCTCTACTGGATTTACTTGATTTATGGAGTAGTGGGAACGTAGCGTAAaactttcaaaatttgatttcAGGAGGATATGAAGAAAAACACTATGATGATGGTGGA
Proteins encoded:
- the LOC133906043 gene encoding uncharacterized protein LOC133906043, with protein sequence MAEWWYNTSYHTSLKITPFQALYGYPPPQIGELSIPCNISDEARITIEEKEKMLKELKLNLSKAQERTKHFADKGRTERSFTEGDMVYLKLQPYRYNAFGLRGSIKLRSKYYGPFRVIKRVGMAAYKLLLPDGVNIHPVFHVNQLKKHLGAKAVPLPNLPLVTAEGKIKTEPLKVLERRIVPRNHEAVAQWLVQWENLSADDSTWEDAKFIQSVFPHFNP